A single window of Methanothermobacter marburgensis str. Marburg DNA harbors:
- a CDS encoding tRNA-guanine transglycosylase, giving the protein MSLWSSKVSFEDYYVDDIFPLVRSAKLKINKKSVYTPLLWLGHLPSAQPHIWNHFDIETIMVSAYEIIRNRRVYEEICEKGIHKYLGFDGLVIMDSGGFSFQKKDSLEVDPEDILELYEMSKPDLGVVLDHPLNPLENEMKNKDRWMKTLQNSDLMLKNGKIPLIPVVHGYSLEDLRNSCNDIKKIHENPPIIGLGSIVPLIFKCRGSKKFKNSVNFIIDSVRMVRKEFPDSLLHVFGIGSAKSMHLMYSLGVDSLDSMGWRLKAAYGCIQLPGVGDRYPLNKNNGRPSLSKDDKKLLDLCECPICRYKSLKEKIEVLDSDFKSRAIHNAWVFMRERDLYYEKLLDGSCFDFCNERLKKGFFSKHFNYALQEVVHQKLG; this is encoded by the coding sequence GTGAGCTTGTGGAGTAGTAAAGTTTCCTTTGAAGATTATTATGTTGATGATATATTTCCTCTTGTAAGATCTGCAAAGTTAAAAATTAACAAAAAATCAGTTTATACACCTTTATTATGGCTAGGGCACCTTCCCTCAGCTCAGCCACATATATGGAATCATTTTGATATTGAGACCATCATGGTTAGTGCATATGAAATTATTAGAAATCGAAGAGTATACGAAGAAATATGCGAAAAAGGGATCCACAAATATCTGGGCTTCGATGGTTTAGTGATAATGGACTCTGGAGGATTCTCCTTTCAGAAAAAGGATAGTTTAGAAGTTGATCCAGAAGACATACTTGAACTTTATGAAATGTCCAAGCCAGATCTAGGTGTTGTGCTTGATCATCCGCTCAATCCCTTGGAAAATGAGATGAAGAATAAGGATAGATGGATGAAAACTCTTCAAAATTCTGATTTAATGTTAAAAAATGGTAAAATTCCGTTAATACCTGTTGTTCATGGTTATTCTTTAGAAGATCTTAGAAATAGTTGTAATGACATAAAGAAGATTCATGAGAATCCTCCTATTATTGGATTGGGCAGTATAGTTCCTTTGATTTTTAAATGCAGAGGGAGTAAAAAATTTAAAAATAGTGTTAACTTCATAATAGACTCGGTAAGAATGGTAAGGAAGGAATTCCCAGATTCTTTATTGCATGTTTTTGGTATTGGTAGCGCGAAATCCATGCATCTGATGTACTCCTTAGGTGTTGATTCCCTTGACTCAATGGGTTGGAGATTAAAAGCGGCCTATGGCTGTATTCAACTGCCAGGAGTAGGTGATAGATATCCTCTTAATAAAAACAATGGAAGGCCTTCTTTAAGTAAAGATGACAAAAAACTCTTAGATCTTTGTGAATGCCCAATTTGCAGATACAAATCTTTAAAAGAGAAAATAGAAGTATTAGACTCTGATTTTAAGAGCAGAGCAATACATAACGCTTGGGTTTTTATGAGGGAAAGGGATTTGTATTATGAAAAATTATTGGACGGCAGTTGTTTTGATTTCTGCAATGAAAGATTAAAAAAAGGATTTTTTTCAAAACATTTTAATTACGCTCTTCAGGAAGTGGTTCATCAGAAACTGGGGTAA
- a CDS encoding roadblock/LC7 domain-containing protein, protein MIERILKDLGRVNGVNGSLVVGKDGLIIESEVSGDIDAELVGAMASAVFGTAERSAEEIKHEPLEQVMIEGKRGKTLMIDAGEGILVVITDVDVNLGMIRIEMKRSAERLSDLLG, encoded by the coding sequence TTGATAGAAAGGATACTCAAGGACCTTGGAAGGGTGAACGGTGTTAACGGATCCCTGGTTGTTGGAAAGGACGGTCTCATAATAGAGAGTGAGGTTTCAGGTGACATCGACGCGGAACTCGTGGGTGCAATGGCCTCAGCGGTGTTCGGTACAGCCGAGAGGTCGGCCGAGGAGATAAAGCATGAGCCCCTCGAGCAGGTCATGATTGAGGGTAAACGTGGTAAGACCCTCATGATCGATGCCGGTGAGGGGATCCTCGTCGTGATAACCGACGTGGATGTGAACCTGGGAATGATCAGGATAGAGATGAAGAGGAGCGCCGAGAGGTTAAGTGACCTTCTCGGATAA
- a CDS encoding H(2)-dependent methylenetetrahydromethanopterin dehydrogenase-related protein, which produces MKVTVYGAGNQKLYTEELNLPEKYGGEAPYGGSRMAMEFAQAGHEVTLAEPVRDVLEDGHWNLVEEAGVTVTDNDKEASAEADVAVLFTPFGKGTVRIAREILPELPEGAVIANTCTVSPVVLYYVLEKELKMDRTDIGVSSMHPAAVPGTPQHEHYVIGGRPTAELDIATDEQIARCAELAESTGKTAYVVPADVTSAVADMGSLVTAVALAGVLDYYYVGTQIIKAPEEMVEKQILMTLQTMASLVETSGVDGMARAMNPELLVKSAKSMHLLDEQEELDAALRKISQLNDDVMKWIEGAEVKHTDLVAAQALTGELKTVMGDRAAEGTIRRCMRKMFE; this is translated from the coding sequence ATGAAGGTGACAGTTTACGGTGCTGGTAATCAGAAATTATATACTGAGGAACTGAACCTCCCTGAAAAGTACGGCGGGGAGGCTCCATACGGCGGAAGCAGAATGGCCATGGAATTCGCACAGGCCGGACACGAGGTTACACTTGCAGAACCTGTAAGGGACGTACTGGAAGATGGGCACTGGAACCTTGTTGAGGAAGCAGGTGTAACTGTCACAGATAATGATAAGGAGGCCTCAGCTGAAGCCGATGTTGCTGTGCTCTTCACACCATTCGGAAAGGGAACCGTAAGGATAGCCAGGGAGATACTCCCTGAGCTACCAGAGGGGGCTGTTATAGCCAACACCTGTACGGTATCACCGGTGGTGTTATACTATGTCCTCGAAAAAGAATTAAAAATGGACAGAACAGATATAGGGGTGTCCTCAATGCACCCTGCGGCTGTGCCAGGGACACCGCAGCACGAACACTACGTTATAGGCGGAAGGCCCACAGCGGAACTTGACATTGCAACAGATGAACAGATCGCAAGGTGCGCTGAACTCGCAGAGAGCACTGGTAAGACCGCCTACGTGGTCCCGGCGGATGTGACCTCAGCAGTTGCAGATATGGGCTCCCTGGTCACTGCGGTGGCACTTGCAGGTGTCCTGGACTACTACTATGTGGGTACCCAGATAATAAAGGCCCCTGAGGAGATGGTTGAGAAGCAGATACTCATGACACTCCAGACCATGGCATCCCTGGTTGAGACATCAGGTGTTGATGGAATGGCCAGGGCCATGAACCCTGAACTCCTAGTGAAAAGCGCAAAGTCAATGCACCTCCTTGATGAACAGGAGGAACTGGACGCGGCCCTCAGGAAGATCTCCCAGCTCAACGATGATGTCATGAAATGGATCGAGGGCGCCGAAGTTAAACACACGGACCTTGTGGCTGCCCAGGCCCTCACAGGTGAACTCAAAACCGTCATGGGGGACCGTGCAGCTGAGGGTACAATAAGAAGGTGCATGAGGAAGATGTTTGAATAG
- a CDS encoding potassium channel family protein, translating into MKDLQKGVRVLSEVIILLLLGLDGLSLLVSTFLPLQPGTFSRIVLLDLLTSITVVTAYILRPGVRDRWNIPVVMVPFYFIGVNLLGANPDSVILAVLNLIKVVGLFIAFRDLAGSVGEFIRTSRLGYGLGLFVSVLFVFTIVFYLVESPVNPLVRTYEDSLWYVLQTITTVGYGDIIPVTSLGRLTGVIIMISAIASTSLITASATSTLLETLRKEQERIDSTRRDEFRRLSDKLDELEMKLERIEDMLEKRR; encoded by the coding sequence GTGAAAGATCTTCAGAAAGGTGTCAGGGTACTGTCTGAGGTTATTATTCTGCTTCTACTTGGACTCGATGGGCTATCACTGCTTGTCAGCACATTTCTTCCCCTTCAGCCCGGGACATTCTCAAGGATAGTCCTCCTGGACCTCCTCACCAGTATCACGGTTGTGACAGCCTACATACTTCGGCCAGGAGTCCGCGACAGGTGGAACATTCCCGTTGTGATGGTGCCCTTCTACTTCATTGGCGTGAACCTCCTGGGGGCGAACCCTGATTCTGTCATACTTGCAGTTCTTAACCTCATAAAGGTTGTGGGGCTTTTCATTGCATTCAGGGACCTTGCGGGGTCTGTTGGGGAGTTCATAAGGACAAGCCGCCTAGGCTATGGCCTGGGGCTCTTTGTATCTGTGCTTTTCGTATTCACAATCGTCTTCTACCTGGTTGAGAGTCCGGTGAACCCCCTTGTGAGGACATATGAGGACTCATTATGGTACGTCCTCCAGACCATCACAACGGTGGGCTACGGTGATATAATACCCGTAACATCCCTTGGCAGGCTTACAGGTGTGATCATAATGATCAGTGCCATTGCATCCACAAGCCTGATAACCGCGTCCGCTACATCCACACTCCTTGAGACCCTGAGGAAGGAGCAGGAGAGGATAGATTCCACACGGAGGGATGAGTTCAGGAGGCTCAGTGATAAGCTGGATGAACTCGAGATGAAACTTGAGAGAATAGAGGACATGCTTGAAAAACGCAGATGA
- a CDS encoding heavy metal-binding domain-containing protein — MGRYRWAVIAVAAGLAAGLLSAILSVRFQLVVFGFNIMYIVSPLLAGFVESYIAGRKYGASTGAVSAILVFFAVNIYGWFFPAEPIEWNVFTVGGLMLAFQAAFPTAVNFLLAAIITYLLGLAGKGVGDLLVPKNGTILLGYDAGGEMICIAAGEAVGKPDEITELRRLAVERMLQNAESMGAVGVVDIDVEVTVLRGLGGEVLAVTATGTAVKG, encoded by the coding sequence GTGGGGAGGTACAGGTGGGCCGTCATTGCGGTTGCAGCGGGCCTTGCAGCGGGCCTCTTATCAGCCATCCTCTCTGTAAGGTTCCAGCTTGTGGTATTCGGCTTCAACATCATGTACATAGTATCCCCCCTCCTCGCAGGATTCGTCGAGTCATACATTGCAGGGAGGAAGTACGGGGCAAGCACCGGTGCTGTAAGCGCGATCCTGGTCTTTTTTGCCGTGAACATCTACGGCTGGTTCTTCCCGGCCGAACCCATCGAGTGGAATGTGTTCACGGTGGGGGGTCTGATGCTGGCCTTCCAGGCGGCCTTTCCCACAGCAGTGAACTTCCTCCTCGCGGCAATCATAACATACCTCCTTGGACTCGCAGGTAAGGGTGTTGGTGACCTTCTGGTGCCAAAAAACGGGACCATACTCCTTGGATATGATGCTGGAGGTGAAATGATATGTATAGCCGCAGGGGAGGCTGTCGGGAAACCCGATGAAATCACCGAACTTCGAAGGCTGGCTGTTGAGCGCATGCTGCAGAATGCTGAGTCCATGGGGGCTGTGGGGGTGGTTGACATCGATGTTGAGGTCACGGTGCTCAGGGGCCTCGGTGGGGAGGTTCTAGCTGTGACAGCCACCGGGACAGCTGTGAAGGGTTAA
- a CDS encoding YbjQ family protein: MLILTSNTVEGKVIGRYHGIVTGDALIGANIYKDLFSGVRDVVGGRTSAYERELARARELALSSMREAAEKLGADAIIGVRIDYHNLGGTMGNTILVSATGTAVSLEE, translated from the coding sequence ATGCTCATATTAACGTCGAATACCGTTGAGGGTAAGGTGATAGGCAGGTACCATGGTATCGTGACCGGGGATGCGCTCATAGGGGCCAACATATACAAGGACCTCTTCTCGGGTGTGAGGGACGTGGTTGGTGGGAGGACATCGGCCTATGAGAGGGAACTTGCAAGGGCAAGGGAACTGGCCCTATCCTCCATGAGGGAGGCCGCAGAGAAGCTGGGGGCTGACGCAATTATAGGGGTGAGGATTGACTACCACAACCTTGGGGGTACAATGGGTAACACTATCCTCGTATCCGCCACCGGGACAGCGGTGTCCCTTGAGGAGTGA
- a CDS encoding PsbP-related protein — MREYFFLLLIVVAVAVSGCTVTTEGNNTVPDVPYRTYSDSEISFRYPANWTSENLTVASPNSIAAVADPSGVDEAGNLETLVIIQSIPLPSGRTLKDVYDETYRAFSGEPGYRLISERTLTVDGVTAYENIHTINVDGVAKQERATWLEKNGKIYVILCGTTPERFDSEKRNFDLITYSFQVK; from the coding sequence ATGAGGGAATATTTTTTTCTGCTCCTCATCGTTGTGGCCGTTGCTGTCTCAGGCTGCACCGTCACAACCGAGGGCAACAATACAGTCCCGGACGTTCCATACAGGACGTACTCTGACAGTGAGATCTCATTCAGGTACCCTGCGAACTGGACCTCAGAGAACCTGACGGTTGCAAGTCCAAACAGCATCGCAGCGGTCGCTGACCCATCAGGGGTGGATGAGGCAGGTAACCTTGAGACCCTGGTCATCATACAGAGCATTCCACTGCCATCAGGGAGGACCCTGAAGGACGTCTATGATGAAACCTACCGGGCCTTTTCAGGTGAGCCAGGTTACAGGCTGATCTCTGAGAGGACGCTCACAGTTGACGGTGTAACCGCATATGAAAACATACACACCATCAACGTGGATGGGGTGGCGAAACAGGAACGTGCAACCTGGCTTGAGAAGAACGGGAAGATCTACGTCATACTCTGCGGAACAACGCCTGAGAGGTTCGATTCTGAAAAGAGGAACTTTGACCTTATCACCTACTCCTTCCAGGTGAAGTGA
- a CDS encoding ATP-dependent helicase, with protein MGGEIQLTDEQRRAVEHFTGPMLVVAGPGAGKTRIIVERVAQLIEERGVDPGSLVVITFTKKAADELKERILGRVGSRAEEMQISTIHSFCNRILRTYPDHHPLGSHFHVLDEEKQLMFIYDHREELGLAHTPRERFVKLQAFFSECQENMIEPEALLEYHRSHGSKRIEIVAAKAYGKYLKLMEEKRVLDFSGMQWQVVKLLESDERVLEDLRARYRFLMVDEYQDTNPIQERFLELLAGDEKNIFAVGDEDQSIYGFRGSTPENFLGFEDKYGAEVVMLERNFRSVPSIVDITQRFMEGYRDYPKTIRPVRNSKNRVFILDNPTHQDEPRNIVSIIRALVDHDVIPHQGYVTLLFRSVKHDAVEIMNELRREDIPFNVYGEGGFFDREEILYIIQLLHHTRSIRRRIVRLSNENTEHFESEFMDLTGESIEIIKNMGDEDFRSLRTHEEFREAGFTDHDDIEKLVALNRLIDSELGVLERYYEILEISRYPHRLLERGDDESREKLYNLARFSSIIKDYERVSSEPTVEGLMEFVRMAMNGSVKKYDQILLDNPYSVNVMTMHRAKGLEFPVVIICSVFNGKLPRKNRDEQEDLSIPDELRKSTGRGDVLEERRLFYVGMTRAQDMLIISATENHRGRLGYSPFIEDLLSASRITSDKLGRIDPEYARIEVIKNTCEVGDIESMETFRMSFTELNTYLTCPFRYMMLYEYGFDVPSTMNQIYGMAVHECLRRINRRLMRGEVITDGYIHELASETLRDLNLSREAFDAFKSKLKRYIEDIRSRAARIISAEKPFSIMRDGFMLTGQTDLIIENPNGGLELVDFKAMTGEGIEATDISLQLGLYRHALEEDFDGFLAYTFEDSEWHEIEPLDDVEAVLIEVAGRVRREEFPARKNDFCRWCTFHSICEHVAGLYGTL; from the coding sequence ATGGGAGGGGAGATTCAACTCACAGATGAACAGCGCAGGGCTGTGGAACACTTCACCGGCCCCATGCTGGTTGTTGCAGGGCCAGGGGCCGGGAAGACCAGGATCATAGTTGAGAGGGTGGCCCAGCTCATAGAGGAAAGGGGGGTTGATCCAGGGAGCCTCGTGGTGATAACCTTCACAAAGAAGGCTGCCGATGAGCTGAAGGAGAGGATACTGGGGCGTGTGGGTTCAAGGGCAGAGGAGATGCAGATATCCACCATACACTCATTCTGCAACCGCATACTCCGCACGTACCCTGACCACCACCCCCTGGGTTCCCACTTCCATGTCCTGGATGAGGAGAAACAGCTCATGTTCATCTACGACCACAGGGAAGAACTTGGATTGGCACACACACCCAGGGAACGCTTCGTCAAACTCCAGGCCTTCTTCAGCGAATGCCAGGAGAACATGATTGAACCCGAGGCCCTGCTGGAATACCACCGCTCCCATGGTTCAAAAAGAATCGAAATCGTCGCTGCAAAGGCATATGGTAAATACCTCAAACTCATGGAGGAAAAGAGGGTCCTGGACTTCTCAGGGATGCAGTGGCAGGTCGTAAAACTTCTTGAAAGTGATGAGAGGGTCCTCGAGGACCTCAGGGCAAGGTACAGGTTCCTCATGGTTGACGAGTACCAGGACACCAACCCCATACAGGAGAGGTTCCTGGAGCTCCTTGCAGGTGATGAAAAAAACATATTCGCAGTTGGGGATGAGGACCAGAGCATCTACGGCTTCAGGGGGTCCACGCCAGAGAACTTCCTTGGCTTCGAGGACAAGTACGGTGCCGAGGTTGTGATGCTGGAAAGGAACTTCCGCTCAGTACCCAGCATAGTGGACATCACCCAGAGGTTCATGGAGGGGTACAGGGACTACCCCAAGACCATAAGGCCGGTGAGGAACTCAAAAAACAGGGTCTTCATCCTCGACAACCCCACCCATCAGGATGAGCCACGCAACATAGTCAGCATAATAAGGGCCCTCGTGGACCACGATGTGATCCCCCACCAGGGGTACGTGACGCTCCTCTTCAGGAGTGTTAAACACGATGCAGTCGAGATAATGAATGAACTCAGAAGGGAGGACATACCCTTCAACGTCTACGGTGAGGGCGGATTCTTTGACAGGGAGGAGATACTCTACATCATACAGCTCCTCCACCACACAAGGAGTATAAGGCGGAGGATAGTTAGACTGAGCAATGAAAACACCGAACACTTTGAGAGTGAATTCATGGACCTCACCGGTGAAAGCATTGAGATAATCAAAAATATGGGTGATGAGGACTTCAGGTCACTCAGAACCCACGAAGAATTCAGGGAGGCTGGATTCACAGATCATGATGACATCGAAAAACTCGTAGCCCTCAACAGACTCATAGACAGTGAACTCGGCGTCCTTGAGAGGTATTATGAGATCCTTGAGATCAGCAGGTACCCCCACAGGCTCCTTGAGAGGGGTGATGATGAGTCAAGGGAGAAACTCTACAACCTTGCAAGGTTCAGTTCAATAATCAAGGACTATGAGCGGGTATCCTCAGAGCCCACCGTGGAGGGGCTCATGGAGTTTGTGAGGATGGCGATGAATGGAAGCGTTAAGAAGTACGACCAGATCCTCCTTGACAACCCATACTCGGTCAATGTCATGACCATGCACAGGGCAAAGGGCCTTGAGTTTCCCGTTGTCATAATCTGTTCTGTCTTCAATGGAAAACTACCAAGGAAGAATAGAGATGAACAGGAGGACCTCAGCATCCCTGATGAACTCAGAAAGAGTACTGGAAGAGGTGATGTACTTGAGGAGAGACGGCTATTCTATGTGGGAATGACAAGGGCCCAGGACATGCTCATAATCTCTGCGACAGAGAACCACAGGGGAAGACTGGGGTATTCACCATTCATAGAGGACCTTCTCTCGGCTTCAAGGATAACAAGCGATAAGCTGGGGAGGATAGACCCTGAATATGCCAGGATAGAGGTCATAAAGAACACCTGTGAGGTGGGGGATATTGAATCCATGGAGACCTTCAGGATGAGCTTCACAGAACTCAACACCTACCTCACGTGCCCATTCAGGTACATGATGCTCTATGAGTACGGCTTCGATGTCCCGTCAACCATGAACCAGATCTATGGTATGGCGGTCCATGAGTGCCTCAGGAGGATAAACAGGCGCCTCATGAGGGGTGAGGTCATAACCGATGGCTACATACATGAGCTGGCATCAGAAACCCTCAGGGATCTGAATTTAAGCAGGGAGGCGTTTGATGCCTTCAAATCAAAACTGAAACGCTACATTGAGGATATAAGGTCCCGTGCAGCCAGAATAATCTCTGCAGAGAAACCCTTCAGTATAATGAGGGATGGCTTCATGCTGACAGGTCAGACAGACCTCATCATAGAAAACCCCAATGGCGGACTGGAACTCGTTGACTTCAAGGCAATGACAGGGGAAGGTATAGAGGCGACTGATATCTCTCTTCAGCTTGGACTCTACAGGCACGCCCTTGAAGAGGACTTTGATGGCTTCCTTGCCTACACCTTTGAGGATTCAGAGTGGCATGAGATAGAACCACTGGATGATGTTGAAGCGGTTCTCATTGAGGTTGCCGGTAGGGTGAGGAGGGAGGAATTCCCTGCAAGGAAGAACGATTTCTGCAGGTGGTGCACCTTCCACTCCATATGTGAGCATGTAGCAGGGCTCTATGGGACCCTTTAG
- a CDS encoding ARPP-1 family domain-containing protein produces the protein MNEIVKSWLGSLEFLKPQVSGQMEVIPVRAPEGSQNYLTLREAMGNSLISIGEVDEYGSVPRVLAVNRAAEPVLIIDGEELEGAKQNRVANVTVLVPEKSETIIPVSCVEQGRWSYASKEFRDPERVAALNVRVTKTRTVTENLENIGRRAEIDDTPEDEQVIRDTFGNNREVNIRNQEELLTAYCSRQSSVWDEVNRLHRRTGSTSKTGAMADAYRKKRKTLEEFKKPFKPVKGQNGVLVAINGRIAGFELVSRSSSYRKLHDKIIKSYAIEAMLHDEVKYDPVDPEGFIERIMSAEEHRYPSPGYGIDHRYTAEGLVGSALTHAGEVIHSVFFNLQEESRSIRGYRERAETMRRNNHYI, from the coding sequence TTGAATGAGATAGTTAAGAGCTGGCTGGGAAGCCTGGAGTTCCTCAAACCCCAGGTTTCAGGGCAGATGGAGGTAATCCCTGTTAGGGCACCTGAAGGGAGCCAGAACTACCTTACACTGAGAGAGGCGATGGGCAATAGCCTCATAAGTATAGGTGAGGTTGACGAATATGGCTCAGTACCCAGGGTACTTGCAGTTAACCGGGCTGCTGAACCCGTACTCATAATTGACGGGGAGGAACTGGAGGGTGCCAAGCAGAACCGGGTGGCCAACGTTACCGTTCTGGTTCCTGAGAAGTCAGAAACCATTATACCTGTAAGCTGCGTGGAGCAGGGCAGATGGTCCTACGCCTCAAAGGAGTTCAGGGACCCTGAAAGGGTCGCTGCACTCAACGTAAGGGTTACCAAGACAAGGACCGTGACAGAGAACCTTGAGAACATTGGCAGAAGAGCTGAAATAGATGATACACCTGAGGATGAGCAGGTAATACGTGACACCTTTGGGAATAACCGGGAGGTCAACATCAGAAACCAGGAAGAGTTACTGACGGCGTACTGCTCACGCCAGAGCAGCGTATGGGATGAGGTTAACAGGCTTCACAGAAGGACCGGCTCAACCTCAAAAACAGGTGCAATGGCAGATGCCTACAGAAAGAAGAGAAAGACACTGGAGGAATTCAAAAAACCATTCAAACCAGTGAAGGGGCAGAACGGAGTGCTTGTTGCAATTAACGGTAGAATTGCAGGATTTGAACTTGTATCAAGAAGTTCATCCTACAGGAAACTCCATGATAAGATCATAAAGAGTTATGCAATTGAGGCCATGCTCCATGATGAGGTAAAATACGACCCTGTGGACCCTGAAGGCTTCATTGAGAGGATTATGAGCGCAGAGGAACACCGTTACCCCTCCCCAGGCTACGGGATAGACCACAGGTACACTGCCGAGGGTCTTGTGGGCTCAGCCCTGACACATGCAGGTGAGGTCATACACTCGGTGTTCTTCAACCTCCAGGAGGAGAGCAGGAGTATTAGAGGCTACAGGGAGAGGGCTGAGACCATGAGGAGGAACAACCACTACATTTAA